In Paenibacillus xylanilyticus, the genomic window GCCTCAGCCACGGAGTGGGCGGATACGCCAAGCATCCGCCCGGCTCCGATGCGGGCGCGTACCAGCGCCGCGTCCGCATCGTCCTGGCCGACATGCATGCCGTCGGCCTCCACTGCCACAGCCAGCTCCACATCATCGTTCACGATGAACGGAATCCCGTGCTGGCTGCACACCTCGCGAAGCCGCATCGCAAGCTTGATGCGGGCTTCGCCAGCAAGGGCGCCAGTTCCCTTCTCGCGGAACTGGAACAGCGTGATGCCGCCGGCGATGGCTTGGCGCAGCACATCCACAGGGTCCAGCGTTGTATTCACGCTGCCCATCACCAGGTACACCTGCATGGCCTGGCGTACCGCCTCTGCATCCCATCTGCGCATCACTGCTCACCCCGCTGTCTGCGCTGATACGCAAAATGATTCGTTGGCCCGTGTCCGGCCCCAATCCCCAGTTCATCCTCAATGGCCGCCTGAATGAACGCTCGCGCGGTTGTTACGGCAGCCAGCACAGACGAGCCCTTGGCCAGTTCGGCCGTGATGGCGGCAGAGTACGTACAGCCGGTCCCATGGGTGTGGCGTGTCACAATGCGTACGTTCTCCAGATAATGAAAGGACGTGCCGTCATAGAGCACATCAACAATCATCCCGTTACCTTCAGCATGTCCGCCTTTGACCAGAGCATACGCAGAGCCCATGTGCACGATTCGTCTGGCGGCTTCTTCACGATCGGCCAGATTGCGGATGGTCATTCCGGTGATCAGTTCGGCTTCCGGAATATTCGGCGTTGTGACTAATGCGTGTGGAAGCAGATCCGTGACCAGGGCGTGCACCGCCTCCTGCTGAAGCAACGGGGCACCACCTTTCGCTACCATGACCGGATCAATGACCAGATTGGTCCAGCCGAATTGCCGCCATTTCTCGGAAACCAGCCGAATGGTTTCTGCACTGAAAAGCATGCCTGTTTTTACCGCTCCGGGCTTGAAATCTTCACCTGTGGAATCGAGCTGCCGGGCAATACCTTCCAAAGGAACCGGATAGACTCCCTGAACGCCTAGTGTATTCTGTGCGGTAACCGCAGTAATAACAGACAAGCCGTAAGCGCCCAGTTCCTGAAAGGTTTTCAGATCCGCCTGAATGCCGGCCCCGCCGCCATTATCTGACCCGGCAATCGTGAGTGCCTGCGCCATACTCATTGGGTATCACCGCCAAGCTCTCGGACCCGGGTCTGCTGAGCGACCACGTCCGGGGTTACCAGCGCAAGCTGGTTTAGCAGCTCGATCTGGAAACTGCCTGGCCCGAGATGGGCTGTGCGCGCTGCCGCGATCTCGGCTGCAACGCCATAGAAGGCAAGGGCTTCAACAACACTGCTTAGCAATTCTTCTCCAGACGGTGCAACCGCAGCAAAGGCACCTATGATGGAGCTAAGCAGGCATCCTGCGCCAGTGACCTGAGTGAGCAGGGCATGTCCATTCTGCGTTAGGAACGTGGTCTGTCCATCCGTAATGACATCCTCGCGTCCAGTGATAACGACAACACAGCCAAGCTTCTGTGCTGCCCGCTCGGCGATTCCGGTGCGGTCACCTTCGCCTTGGCCTGCATCGACACCCTTAATGCTCCAGTTCTCGCCTATGACATTGGCGACTTCCGCCACGTTGCCCCGCAGTACGGTAAGCCGAAGCTCACGCACGAGCATCTGAACCGTATCCGTACGATAGGCCGTAGCGCCAGCTCCCACCGGGTCGAGTACAACTGGCACTTGATGGGCATTGGCCGATTGTCCGGCGAGCCGTATGGCCTGGACAACCTGGTCATTGAGTGTGCCAATGTTGAACACGACCGCTCCGGACATTTTGGCGACATCGGCTACCTCTTCATGTGCATAGGCCATGAAAGGAGAGGCGCCCAGTGCGAGCAGGCCGTTGGCCGTAAAGGGAGCAACCACGAGGTTGGTGATATTGTGAACCAGTGGATTTTGAGAACGAACTCGTGCCAGATATGACATTTGAAATTCCCTCCTGATAAGCCATTATTTTTATAGCTGCAACTGTACTTTTTACTTATCCTGCAAGTTGATAAACGCATCCTCGGCCTGTACCGAATCCGGAATCAATTTACGTTGTACCAGCCACTTCCGCACGTTTTCCCAGGAGGAAGACTCCTGCCAGCCAAACGGGATACCTTCTTCAGTCATGAGCGGAAGCAGAATGTCCAGGCTCTTTGTTTCAATTTCCCGATCCAGCGGGGACGTCTCATTTTCGTGTGCGAGCAGGATGTTCAATGCTTCATCCGGATGCTCGGTCACATAGTTCTGACCTTCCTGGATCGCTTTGACGAAGCGGGTGAGCTGATCCTTCTTCGCCTCAATTCCCTCGTCGCTTGCTGTAAGAACGAGTTCGTAATAATCCGGCACGCCGTAATCGACGGGGTTAATAGACTTGACCGAATGACCTTCTTTCTCGAGAATCAGCTGTTCATGATTGATAAAACCACCCATGATCGCATCGGCCTGACCGGAGGCCAGCGAAGGGATCAGATCAAATCCAACATCCACCAAATTCATGCGGTCCGGATCGCCGCCATCCTGACTCATCATCGTACGCACCATGGCTTCATATAGGGGAACGGAGGAATACCCTACCGTCAGTCCTTCAAGATCTTTGGGAGAGTTCACCTTCCCGTCCGTTTCCGTCAGCAGATGAACGAGTGGATGCCGAACGACAGCGGCAATGGATCTTACGGGAATGCCTTCTCCACGGGCTAGCAAAATTTGCGGCTGATAGCTCAGCGCCAGATCCACTTTGCCAGCGGCTACAAGTTTGAGCGCATCATTCGTATCGGCAGGCATCTGAATGTCCACATCGAGCCCTTGGTCTGCAAAATATCCCTTTTCCTGTGCTGCATATATAAAGGAATGGACTGCATTCGGATACCAGTCGAGCATGATGGACAATGAATCGTGGTCACCAGACGACGATCCGGTTGTTGTTGAATCTGTGCCCTGTACCTGGGGATCGGAATGTGACGGTGAAGGGTTCGCACCCGTATTGCCACAACCGCTGACGATCAGCAATAAACAGATGAGGGCAGGAAGCAGGATGTGAATGAGTTTCTTTTTTCTCATGGATAAATGGGCCTCGTTTCGTTCTTTTTTGTTTGGTTTCAATCGCTGATATGTTTCAAAGAGATCGACAGGAAGGAGCAGCACTTGTTATCTCATTGCCGATTGCCTTTTCATCGACTTTCCTCTGCGTGCATGGTCTGCATTCCGCTTCAATCCAAGGATTCGCTCCAGCCAGGCAATAAGCACGAACAGACCGATGCCCAGCAGGGATAACAGCAGAATGGAGGCAAACATTGCATCGGTATTCATGCTGCTGGACATTCTGCGGCTGAAATAACCAAGACCTTTGCTGCCTCCGAGCCATTCGCC contains:
- the thiD gene encoding bifunctional hydroxymethylpyrimidine kinase/phosphomethylpyrimidine kinase, encoding MSMAQALTIAGSDNGGGAGIQADLKTFQELGAYGLSVITAVTAQNTLGVQGVYPVPLEGIARQLDSTGEDFKPGAVKTGMLFSAETIRLVSEKWRQFGWTNLVIDPVMVAKGGAPLLQQEAVHALVTDLLPHALVTTPNIPEAELITGMTIRNLADREEAARRIVHMGSAYALVKGGHAEGNGMIVDVLYDGTSFHYLENVRIVTRHTHGTGCTYSAAITAELAKGSSVLAAVTTARAFIQAAIEDELGIGAGHGPTNHFAYQRRQRGEQ
- a CDS encoding ABC transporter substrate-binding protein: MRKKKLIHILLPALICLLLIVSGCGNTGANPSPSHSDPQVQGTDSTTTGSSSGDHDSLSIMLDWYPNAVHSFIYAAQEKGYFADQGLDVDIQMPADTNDALKLVAAGKVDLALSYQPQILLARGEGIPVRSIAAVVRHPLVHLLTETDGKVNSPKDLEGLTVGYSSVPLYEAMVRTMMSQDGGDPDRMNLVDVGFDLIPSLASGQADAIMGGFINHEQLILEKEGHSVKSINPVDYGVPDYYELVLTASDEGIEAKKDQLTRFVKAIQEGQNYVTEHPDEALNILLAHENETSPLDREIETKSLDILLPLMTEEGIPFGWQESSSWENVRKWLVQRKLIPDSVQAEDAFINLQDK
- the thiM gene encoding hydroxyethylthiazole kinase is translated as MSYLARVRSQNPLVHNITNLVVAPFTANGLLALGASPFMAYAHEEVADVAKMSGAVVFNIGTLNDQVVQAIRLAGQSANAHQVPVVLDPVGAGATAYRTDTVQMLVRELRLTVLRGNVAEVANVIGENWSIKGVDAGQGEGDRTGIAERAAQKLGCVVVITGREDVITDGQTTFLTQNGHALLTQVTGAGCLLSSIIGAFAAVAPSGEELLSSVVEALAFYGVAAEIAAARTAHLGPGSFQIELLNQLALVTPDVVAQQTRVRELGGDTQ
- the thiE gene encoding thiamine phosphate synthase gives rise to the protein MRRWDAEAVRQAMQVYLVMGSVNTTLDPVDVLRQAIAGGITLFQFREKGTGALAGEARIKLAMRLREVCSQHGIPFIVNDDVELAVAVEADGMHVGQDDADAALVRARIGAGRMLGVSAHSVAEARRAVQAGADYLGVGPMYPTQSKADAHAVLGPAGVAELRAAGIAVPVVGIGGITPDTTVAVMAAGADGVAVISAIAGAADVRAAAAQFAEAVRGMQA